CGGTGCGTGGTCCGCAGGGGCTCGTCATGTGAGGGAGAGCGGGAAGCCGGTCTTTGATGCGGAACCCGTCGCCCGGCACCATCGGAGTGCAGACGTCGTGCGGATTGCAATGGCGTGGCTTTGCGCGATGTCGTCGGCATGGCAGTCTCCCTTCGTTGACAGGGGAAAATCCCTCTGCCGTGAAGGTATCCTGCCAGATCGGTGCTGATGGCCGGCTGACCCCTCGCGTCAGCGCACCATCAGCTTCGCCCCGGACCTGCCGCGTTATGGGTGAACCCCGATATCCGCGCCTGTCTCGATGATCGCATGAAAGATCCGGACGGCCCGTTCGGACCGGGCCTTGCAGTCCCCCAGATCCGGCGCGGGCAAGGTGCCGATCACGCGGCGAAGCTGTTGATCGCCCACCAGCAGGTCGATGAACAGCGCCGCAAGGGCCTCTGGCTGACCGGCATCGGGATAGATGCGGCACAGCAGATCGGTCAGCAGGGGCAAGACGCTCTCCCGCCCCGCGGCCGCAATCGCGCGGCCGGTCTCGCCCCCCATATCGGCGGCGGCCACACGGTTGAGCGCCACGGCGCGGTCCGACAGGATGTCGTGCAGCAGCACCGTTCCGAACTCAACAAGCGCGGCTTCCGGCGCCTCCGCCTCCAGCGCCGACAAAGCCGGTCCCGCGCGGCCTCGGCAGTGCTTGCCACCATGGCGCGAAACAATCCAAGCTTGTCGCCATACCAGGCGTAAAGTGTCTCGTTGAGCGCTTTTGCGCGCTTGGCGATGGCCAGCATCGAGGCACCGGAAAAGCCACGCTCAACCAGGACCTCGTAGGCGGCCTTTTCGATCCGCAAGCGGCGGGCGGCTTTCCGGTCGTCGGTCATCGGCACAATCTCCCTTGACCGGAGCCGTACGCATCATTACGGATTGCCGCAACCGTACACATCATTACGGTTTTTGATTCCGGATTGTGCCATGCGCTACACCCTGAACCTGAATGGCAAGGACACCGCGGTAGAGGCGGACGACCCGGATATGCCGCTGGTCTTCGTCCTGCGCGATCTGCTTGGGCTTCGCGGCACGAAATACACCTGCCTCGAAGGGGCCTGCGGGGCGTGCACGGTTCACATTTACGGGGTCGCGGTACGCGCCTGCCAGATCCCGGTCAGCGATTGCGAGGGCGCGGCCATTGTCACCATCGAAGGGCTCTCGACCGCGGGGGATCACCCGGTGCAGCAGGCATGGCTGGAAGAGCGCGTTCCGCAATGCGGCTGGTGCCAGCCGGGGCAGATCATGCAGGCCGCCGCGCTGATCGCCGAAGACCCCGCGCCCAGCGAAGAGGACATTGCCACCGGGATGAGCGGCAACCTGTGCCGGTGCGGCACCGCGCCCCGCATCCTCAAGGCCGTGGCCCGCGCCGCGGAAATCACGCGGCGAGACGCGCAATGAGCCGTCGGACAAGGCTCAGCCGCCGCCTGTTCCTTGCCTCTGCCGGGGGAATGACCGTGGCCGTCGGGCTCGGGGCGGGCCGGGCGCTCTGGCCGACACCGGGGCCGCGGGCAGGCCAGGCCGTGAATGCCTGGGCGGCACTTCTGGACGACGGCCGGGTCGCCTTCGCTTGCCCGGCACAGGATCTCGGGCAGGGCGCGCCGCTGGCGCTCTCCATGATCCTTGCCGCCGAAATCGGCGCCGACCCGGGCCTTGTGGCCGTTCAGGCCGCACCGCGCGACGCGGGCACCTATGGGAACCCCGATTTCGACGGGCGCATGGTGACCGCCGACAGCAAGACCACGCGCGGCTACTGGCCGCTTCTGCGCCTTGCCGGGGCCGAGATGCGGGCGGCGCTGATCGCCACGGCCGCCCGGATGCAAGGCTGGGCAGAGGCCGACTGTAGCACGGCCGAACATTCCGTCGCGCATCGCCCAAGCGGCGCACGGGTGAGCTTTGCCGAGATCGCCGCGAACGGGCGCCTGCGGATGCCGGGCACCCCCGGCCTGCGCCCCGGGGTCGAGCTGACGCCACTGGGCACCAGCCCCGACGATCCCCGCATGCGCGCCATCGTGACGGGGCAAAAGCGCTTCGGCACCGACCGGCGCGCCACGGATGCATCGGTCGCCGTGCTGGCACGCAGTCAGCATCTGGACGGTCTGCCCCTCACCGTGGACGACACCGCCGCCCGCGCCGTTCCGGGGGTTGAGGCGGTCGTGATCCTCGACGACGCCGTGGCCGTGGTCGCGCGCCACACCTGGGCGGCGCTCAAAGGGCGGGAGGCACTGGTGGTCCGCTGGTCGGACCCAGGCGGTTTCGACTCCGAAACGGAGGCCGAAACGCTCCGCGCCGCGCTCGACGATGACAGCCAAAAGTGCGTGACCCTGCGCGCAACCGGGGTGGCCACAGGGGCCCCGACCCTGACCGCGCGTTTCCACGCGCCGATGCTCAAACACCTTGTCCCAGAACCGTTGAACGCGCAGGCGCGGGGCAAGGATTACGGTCTGGGCGTGACGGTCGAAAGCGCGACCCAATCGCTCGACCTCGACATGCGGTTCGCGGCGCAGACATGGAAAACCGCGCCCTTCATGGTCGAGACCATCGCGCACCCCGCGGGCGGCGCCTATGGCCGGCGGGTTCTCAACGACGTGGTGCGCGACGCCTGCGCCGTGACGAAATCGCTGGGCCGCCCGGTGCAGGTGATCCGCCCGCTGGTCGATGAACTGCAACGCGGGCAGGTGCGGCCCGCCGCCGCGCAGCGCGTCGCGGCCTGGCTGGCCCCCGATGGCACCCTTTCCGGCTGGTCCCACGATTTCGCCTCTGACGGGCCGCTGGCCGCCCAGCTCCCCGCCTCGCTCAAGGGCGCCAATGGCGATGAGGACAACACCGCCACCGACGGGGCCTATCACCCCTACCGTGTGCCCGCCGACCGCATCCGCTGGACCCGCGTCGCAACCCAACCGGTGCCCGGCTTCCTGCGCGGGGTTTCGGCCGGGTACACCGTCTGGGCGGTCGAGACCATGATGGAGCGGCTTGCCCGCACCGCGGGGCAGGATCCGCTGGCCTTCCGCCTGGCCCATATCGACGACCCGCGCCTTGCCACCGTCGCCCGGCGCGCCGCGACGATGGCCGGCTGGGGCGCCCCCGACCGGGCGCTCGGGCTTGGCGTGATGTCCTTCCGCGGCTCGCACGTCGCCTGCGTGGCAGAGGTGCGGGACAACCGCGTCGCCGGCCTGTGGCTCGCGGCCGATGTCGGCCGCATCATTCACCGCGACAACGTGGTCGCGCAGATCATGGGCGGCATGGTCTGGGGCCTGTCCATGGCGTTGGTGGAGGGGCTGGACTTTGCCAATGGGGCCGCCCGCGCGGAAAGCATCTGGGATTACCCCGTGATCGGGGCTGACGCGCTCCCACCCCTCGACATCGCGCTGATCGAACCCGACCCCGAGGCCGCCCCCTGCGGAGTGGGTGAGATCGGCGTGCCCACCGTCATCCCGGCCGTGTGCAACGCCTTCGAATGCGCCACCGGTCGGGTCTTTGACCGCCTGCCGCTTGAGGTGTCCTGAAATCGTCCCGCACGCCGGTTGATGTCCTTGGCCGCAGGCCCACCGGCACGGTTATCATTGCCGGGACAAAAGCGTGACGCCGCCGGGGTCAACCCGAAATGTCAGGGTGCACGCACCCGCACCGCCCGGACGACCACAGGCGTTGCCATGCACCTTTACGCTCAGCAGGCCAGGCGTCGGCACGTCGAACCCGTACATCGTACCGGCGTATATTTGGCGATACCCGCCGCCCGGAACGCCCAGATAGATCTCCTGAGAACAGCCGCCGCTGCCGCAATACATGGACAGCATGCGCGAACACTGCGCCGCGCCGAAATCAATGGCCAGATCGAGGGGGTCGACCCCGTCGATATCGACCTGCCGGGCAAGCGCACCCTGGATTGCGACGGTTTCCCCCATAACGGCACAGTCGCGCTGCACCTTTGCAAGCGCCGCGCTGGCTGGGTCGGCCACGGGGGCGGGCGGCGGCTTTGGACAGACGGACAGCGCATGCGCGATGGCCCGCGACGATCCCCTAAGCGACCCTTCGATGGGCATCGCGTCGGACCCTTCCTGAAACATCAGGGAAAACCGGTTGCCCCGGCGCATCGGTCCAAGAACGATCTCCATGTTCTCTTGGGCGAAATCCACGAAGAACAGGTTGCCGATGTCGTCCTGCTGCTGAACTTCGATTTGCGCGATGGTCTGCCCGTCGACCGACAGCATCGCCGTCCGCAACCCGTTCAGCGCCAGCGAGTCGGACAGGACATAAAACCCCATCGACCGCCCGGGGCTGCATCCGAGGATGAGACAATAGCTTCCGCCCCACGGGTGGTCGCCGCACAAGGTGGCGCCGTTATAGCCCGCCAACGGACCGGAGCCGGTCATCGGCACCCACATCTGCGCGACGGCCGGGGCGCCATTCAGAACGGCCGCTACAAGCAGGATGAAAAGTCGTTTCATGATGCCTTGCCCCCCAAATACATGGAAAGCGTAAGGCCCGGACCGGCCCGGATCAAGCATGCCGACCGGTCTATGGCCCGGGGCGCGTCACAGGAAACGGGTCAGCGCCAGACTGGCCATGTTCGCCAGCGCCCCAAGGAAACGGTCGATCAGATACCGGATCACGGCCTTTCCGATATCCGCCCCAATGGTCAGCGCGAGTCCGAGAAAGCTGGCGATGGTGCGCAGCAGGCGCGCGACCGTCTCGCCAAAGCGCTGGCCGAGGTCGAGGCCGTATTGCAGAAGCGCTGCAAGCCGGTCGACCAGGGTCAGCGGCCCCATGAAGGCAAGCTGGCCAACCCCGACGATGGCGTTGATCAACGCGGATATCGCATTGTTCAACGCCCAGGCGCAAAGCGCCGAGAAGGGCTTTGTCCGGGCGGTTTCGGCGATGTCGAGCCAGTAGTCGGCCGTGAACATCTCCCAGTTGCTGACGCGGGTCGGCCAGTGGCCGGCTTCTGTCAGGCGGGCCTTGTAGTTGTCCACCATGCTGTGCGCCCCGCCATTGATGATGGAAAACCCGTCGATCAGCCGGTCGTCGCAATCGTTGAGATGGGCAAAGGGAAAGATCGGGATCATCGGCACCGGGTCGCAGCGCGAATACACGCGGCGGATGTTGTCGGCCCCAAGTTTCGTCGTCAGGGCCGCATTCGACAAGGTGGTCACCGTGCGCGGCGCACCAAACGTGTAAAGACGCACATCGGGCACACCGGCTGCCTTGTAATGCGCGGCGAAAAGCGTGGCCAGCGCGCCGCCAAGCGAATGGCCGAGCACATGAAGGCTCGTGACCCGGCCGACCTTCTTCATCGCCTCTTCGACATCGGGAAGGATGCTCTCATAGACCTTGGTAAAGCCCATATGGCTGACCAGACCGGCCGGGCCGGGCGACAGGCCCATGGTGGCATTGCTCAGCCAATCCCGGCCGCTGTCGAACCGGGTGCCGCGAAAGACAAGGATATGGTCCTTGACCCCGGCGCCCTCGCGCTGAAGCATCACGCCGAACGCGCTGGTCTCGCGAAACAGCGCCGGGCCGGATTTCCCCGAGAGCAGGCCCGCGGCCCCGCCATCGGACCGACCCACGATGGAGACCCCTGCCCCACCGAGGTTCATCTGCCGTTCCAGTTCGGCAATCGAGATTCCGCCCGGCTGGTTCCGGAGGTAGACAGTGTCTGCCAGATGCGAGGCGACTGGGGCCGAGAGCAATGGCATGGGGAAACCTCCGGGCTGTTGGTCGGACCTGTCAGTCGAGGATGCGGCAGGTACTGCTGAGGATCGGGCCGGGGCCGGGCTCCGGATCGGTGTCCGCGCGGCAGACCAGATTGATCGGCCGTCCGTCCAGTTCCGAATTGGGCCCAAAGCTCCGCTTGCTCATACGCAGGAACATCTTCGGCGTGCCGGTCATGTCATGGGTGAACTGCTGATCGATCAGCGGCGTCCCCGGGTTCAGCCCGCCGAACAGAGAGCGTTGTTCGACTGACCCGAAGGCAAACCGCCCATCGTCATCCGTGGTGGTGCTGTCGCTGCCCGTTTTGGAACTGGTTTGCCAGGTGCGTGTGATCGTGACGCCGGCCGCGGGGCGTCCCGATCCGTCGACCAGTTGCCCGCTCATCGCGGAGGCGTAGATGAGGGTCTTGCCCATGGCCATTCCTGCGCCTCCGATCAACAGCAGCCCCGCGATCGCACCAAGAACGCTTCGACGGAGCATGACGCCTCCAGCAAGTTGCGAAATCTGTCCTGAGCGGAGCTTAGGCACTCGCCCTTAAGGCGACAAGCCCTTTCCAAAAAACCGCTTAAGAATGGGCCGTCGCCTTCCGTGTCATCCCCCCTTGCAGACCGGCAACTCCTGCGGCGGCCGTTTCGGCAGGGACTGGCGCCAGTCGTTGATGATCGGCTGAAGCGTTCGCTTGGGCCAGAACTTCGGGGTTCCGATCGTCTCCAGACAGGCCGTGTTCCAGTAAAGCCCGGCCCGGGACGGAGAGGTTCCCGTCTTGACGGCCCGCGCCACGGCGTCGATGTCGTCGGCCTCGGGGTAGATATAAAGCGTCGTCGGGCGCCCCTCGACCAGCGAAAGGATATCCTCCGACACCGACTGTGACCATGTGGTGCAGCCGTTGCTGCGGCCGCTGGTATAGTTGATAAGCGTTCCAAAGGGCACATAGCCGTCATCGTCGGCATGGGGGCTGCCCGGGTTGCTGAAGCGGCACTGCCACTTCACGAACACCGCCGGATGCCCGCCGATGGCCCTCTCCCGCGCATTTCGTGTGTCGCCCTCCCCATCATAAAGCAGGAAGGTCCGGTAGAACGGACGCCTCGCCCCCGACTGCTGGATATAGCCCTTGAACGAGGTCCGCGTTTCCGCCGTCAGATAGGCCCCGCCCGCGGTCAGCTTGGACCCTTCCGCATTACTGAAATGCCGGGCGCATTGCCGCCCGTTCGAAAAATCCGCCCGCTGCAGTTTGCGCCCGTTTCCATAGCCCGACGACACCGCCCGGAACGATTTGGACCCTTCACAGATGATGTAGAACCGCCGCCCCACCGCGCCATCGCGCGCCGCGCTCGGGCG
The window above is part of the Rhodovulum sp. P5 genome. Proteins encoded here:
- a CDS encoding TetR/AcrR family transcriptional regulator C-terminal domain-containing protein, coding for MSALEAEAPEAALVEFGTVLLHDILSDRAVALNRVAAADMGGETGRAIAAAGRESVLPLLTDLLCRIYPDAGQPEALAALFIDLLVGDQQLRRVIGTLPAPDLGDCKARSERAVRIFHAIIETGADIGVHP
- a CDS encoding (2Fe-2S)-binding protein; the protein is MRYTLNLNGKDTAVEADDPDMPLVFVLRDLLGLRGTKYTCLEGACGACTVHIYGVAVRACQIPVSDCEGAAIVTIEGLSTAGDHPVQQAWLEERVPQCGWCQPGQIMQAAALIAEDPAPSEEDIATGMSGNLCRCGTAPRILKAVARAAEITRRDAQ
- a CDS encoding molybdopterin cofactor-binding domain-containing protein, producing MSRRTRLSRRLFLASAGGMTVAVGLGAGRALWPTPGPRAGQAVNAWAALLDDGRVAFACPAQDLGQGAPLALSMILAAEIGADPGLVAVQAAPRDAGTYGNPDFDGRMVTADSKTTRGYWPLLRLAGAEMRAALIATAARMQGWAEADCSTAEHSVAHRPSGARVSFAEIAANGRLRMPGTPGLRPGVELTPLGTSPDDPRMRAIVTGQKRFGTDRRATDASVAVLARSQHLDGLPLTVDDTAARAVPGVEAVVILDDAVAVVARHTWAALKGREALVVRWSDPGGFDSETEAETLRAALDDDSQKCVTLRATGVATGAPTLTARFHAPMLKHLVPEPLNAQARGKDYGLGVTVESATQSLDLDMRFAAQTWKTAPFMVETIAHPAGGAYGRRVLNDVVRDACAVTKSLGRPVQVIRPLVDELQRGQVRPAAAQRVAAWLAPDGTLSGWSHDFASDGPLAAQLPASLKGANGDEDNTATDGAYHPYRVPADRIRWTRVATQPVPGFLRGVSAGYTVWAVETMMERLARTAGQDPLAFRLAHIDDPRLATVARRAATMAGWGAPDRALGLGVMSFRGSHVACVAEVRDNRVAGLWLAADVGRIIHRDNVVAQIMGGMVWGLSMALVEGLDFANGAARAESIWDYPVIGADALPPLDIALIEPDPEAAPCGVGEIGVPTVIPAVCNAFECATGRVFDRLPLEVS
- a CDS encoding lipase family protein, with protein sequence MPLLSAPVASHLADTVYLRNQPGGISIAELERQMNLGGAGVSIVGRSDGGAAGLLSGKSGPALFRETSAFGVMLQREGAGVKDHILVFRGTRFDSGRDWLSNATMGLSPGPAGLVSHMGFTKVYESILPDVEEAMKKVGRVTSLHVLGHSLGGALATLFAAHYKAAGVPDVRLYTFGAPRTVTTLSNAALTTKLGADNIRRVYSRCDPVPMIPIFPFAHLNDCDDRLIDGFSIINGGAHSMVDNYKARLTEAGHWPTRVSNWEMFTADYWLDIAETARTKPFSALCAWALNNAISALINAIVGVGQLAFMGPLTLVDRLAALLQYGLDLGQRFGETVARLLRTIASFLGLALTIGADIGKAVIRYLIDRFLGALANMASLALTRFL
- a CDS encoding DUF6795 domain-containing protein — its product is MLRRSVLGAIAGLLLIGGAGMAMGKTLIYASAMSGQLVDGSGRPAAGVTITRTWQTSSKTGSDSTTTDDDGRFAFGSVEQRSLFGGLNPGTPLIDQQFTHDMTGTPKMFLRMSKRSFGPNSELDGRPINLVCRADTDPEPGPGPILSSTCRILD